The Chryseobacterium oranimense genome contains the following window.
AAATTTATTACTCAAAAGTTGATTATATGGATGATTTTATTGCAGCCCGCGCGCAGATGGCTCTCTCGCTGGGTTTTCATATCATTTTTGCATGCGTGGGAATGGTAATGCCTTTTCTTATGGCTTTCGCCCACTGGAAATACCTGAAGACCGGTAATGAAGTATACAAAGGGCTTACAAAAGCCTGGAGCAAGGGAGTTGCCATTCTTTTTGCCACCGGGGCTGTATCCGGAACCATGCTTTCTTTTGAGCTGGGCCTTCTATGGCCGGGGTTTATGAAACATGCAGGACCGATCTTCGGAATGCCGTTTTCTCTTGAAGGAACTGCATTTTTCATTGAAGCTATTGCCATTGGATTCTTTTTATATGGCTGGGAAAAATTTAATAAATGGTTCCACTGGTTCTGTGGATTTCTAGTAGGCTTAAGCGGACTGGCATCAGGAATCCTTGTGGTTGCAGCCAATGCCTGGATGAATTCGCCTGCAGGTTTTGACTATATCAACGGACAATATATAAATATAGATCCTATTAAGGCTATGTTCAATGATGCCTGGTTTCCACAGGCCCTTCATATGACGGTTGCAGCATTCTGTGCAACAGGATTTGCAGTAGCCGGGGTTCATGCCTTTTTAATTATGAAGGGAAAGAATGTAGAGTTTCATACAAAAGCGTTCAGGATTGCTGCCGGATTTGCTTTAATCGGAGCGTTTGGGGCACCTTTAAGCGGTGATGTAGCGGCAAAGTCCGTTGCAGAGAGACAACCCATTAAACTAGCCGCAATGGAGGCTCATTTTGAGACAGAAAAGGGTGCTTCATTTGTACTTGGAGGAATTCCTGATGAAGAAAAAGGTGAAGTGAAATATGCTGTTAAAATCCCAAAAGTATTAAGTTTTCTGGTGAGTAATGACTTTAATTCCGAGGTTAAAGGTTTAAAAGATTTCCCGCGTGATGAATGGCCTCCTGTAGCTGTTGTTCATTACGCTTTCCAGATCATGATTTTTTTCGGTGTTGTAATGATCTGTATCGGGGCTGTGTACCTTTACTCTTTTTTCTTTAAAAAGGAATGGCTGACCAAAAACTGGCTTTTAAAA
Protein-coding sequences here:
- a CDS encoding cytochrome ubiquinol oxidase subunit I, yielding MDDFIAARAQMALSLGFHIIFACVGMVMPFLMAFAHWKYLKTGNEVYKGLTKAWSKGVAILFATGAVSGTMLSFELGLLWPGFMKHAGPIFGMPFSLEGTAFFIEAIAIGFFLYGWEKFNKWFHWFCGFLVGLSGLASGILVVAANAWMNSPAGFDYINGQYINIDPIKAMFNDAWFPQALHMTVAAFCATGFAVAGVHAFLIMKGKNVEFHTKAFRIAAGFALIGAFGAPLSGDVAAKSVAERQPIKLAAMEAHFETEKGASFVLGGIPDEEKGEVKYAVKIPKVLSFLVSNDFNSEVKGLKDFPRDEWPPVAVVHYAFQIMIFFGVVMICIGAVYLYSFFFKKEWLTKNWLLKTFLIATPFGYIALEAGWTVTEVGRQPWIIYGIMRTADAVTPMPGIQYSFYFFTAIFVSLSLIIIFLLRRQIQMVPKLYDPTDAQFNDKNKKS